The stretch of DNA aaaacaaacactacCTGCAGGAAGactgttttttgtcttgtttttgttgttgttcttgttttgcattttgcatttaattttattggACATTACAGTGAAGAAATATACAATGTtaagaaagcagaaaaaatgtacaaagtCACTTACACTGAAGTCTCGGTGCGTTGCTTATTGCCAATACAAAGAGATCTTGTAGGTCCAGAATCTGTAGGTTAGAGTATGGCACGAGCACAGTCAGGGTGAGGAGGGACATTCCCACTGGGGTCACCtatgctaaaaaaaatgtatgtatataggGTACTGTAAGGCATTGCAGATAAAAAGAATGCTTCAAATGGTTATTGTGGATGTATGTTCCTGTGATTTGTCGATCAGGCCTGAAACCAGGGCCACTTTACGGGCGCCTGAAAGCAGGACAGTCGGTGACACTGGACAACGGACGTGTGGTGCTGCCAAGTGAGGTGCTGGAAGATCCCATTCCAGGGAGGAAAGTCTGCATTTTAGGGGACTGCAGCTCAGTTCTGGGTGAAGGACCGTTGAAGGCGTGCAACCGAGCAGACATTTTGGTTCATGAGGCTACCCTGGGGGACGAGCACCATGAGAAAGCAGTGGAGCACGGACACAGTACGCCTAAAATGGCAGCGGCGGTGGCCCAGGCTTGCTGCGCACGGAGGCTGGTGCTGTACCACTTCAGCCAGAGGTACAAGCCCTGCGCCCTGCAGAAGGAAGGGGACGATGACGACGTCGTGGAGCTCCAGAGACAGGCTGAAGATGCTCTAGATGGCAGCGGGATAGAAGTGACGCTGGCTGAGGACTTTTTTACTCTGCCCATACCTCTGAGAAGGCCACAGTGATACTCAGCCACCTTGGTTTTACATTGCTGCCAGTGGATCTGAGTGAaaaagtgagtgaatgaatctgtaattgataaaataaaatacgtTTTAATGTCTATTTGTTCTATCCTACTGCACATATagtttattgtgtaaatgtatCCAGATTGGGACTTGACTTGAAGACCTGATGCTGGAGCACTGTTTTTGTTGATCACATTTTTTGTgattatcaaaatcacaaaacattttttttttgctctgctgaAAAAACGTATGTGGTTTTACCAcgcttatttttatattttcacagtTATAGGCCTATAATTATTTTGTATCAGTTGCACATTTGCCAGTTGAGCTAAATCTTTTCAAGTGCAGtttaattacatttgtttgGGTTTGTCATAGGTTCTCCTCATCTCATTACACAATTTACCATCGGGACAAATCACTAGCACCAGCAAACAATTAAGAATGCACACCTGCCTTTCCTGTGCTCCAGTTTATCATTTGtaatacaaatgaaaattaaacaaataatgaatagccctttgggtttttttgccTAGATTTTGCTAAATGTTTAGAAAGACACTGTGAAGCAAAGATGACGTGTCGCTAACGCTTGCTATACACAGTCAAGCCACAGGGTAGTGACGTCATCACCATGTAAAAGGCTGTTTAATCACAAATCCAGTTCTAGCAAACCTTCAGTGTCCAGCAGTGTGCTGTGGAAACAGCCTCATTAATCACCAAACCTCAAGGCAGGGCTATAGAGGGTCTCTGGCAAAAGAAGGAATAGTTTAATTCCaaaatttatgtgaaaatattcCTGTTTGTGCAAGTATAAACCAAAATCACAGGTTTCTCCCTCATCACTGTTATCCACCCCTTCATAGTGTAGTTACACAGTTGAATAATAGATCAACAAAAAGGTTTTCATTGCATCCCTGGGATAAAAAAGCAGTGAATCTAAAGGTGCCTTTTGAGGGCTGCGTGACATTTAAGTTTTGAGACTCCTTGCAGGAGGATGATGAAATCTTTACCGTCATTCAGCTCGTGTGGATGATGAGTAAAGAACATGCAGTGGAACCTTTTCCAGAGCTTTATTTCTGGATCTGTACACAAGGTATTAAAgtacaacagaaaatacaaaataatgtttaacaaaagaagaaaaacaactcaATGTTTATGTACAATTCTTATAAACAATAAAGATAGCTTCTTGAACATTTCTCATAGTGAAGGTTTTTGATTGTCTATATTTCTGGATatacatttttaagttttgtagGTTTTTATTCACAaaggtgttttctttttcatcaaaGGACTcgagttttctttttaaaaccacaactgctataatttttttttcctttttaaacttcaaaacacaatacaaaatataaaataaatttgtttagTGCTTGCTTACACACACAAGTCTCATACCAGAgatatcaataaaatatcacatttttgagAGTTCACAGGGTGGTGAAAAACCTACGTCTACTACTTAGTTAATGGCCTTTACATTCTGACAGTTTTTCTGAGTCTTTGTACAAACCACAGGTGAAATAAATATCACTGCACTGCTAAAGCTAGAAGAGCTTGGAGGACCTACTGCATTATGCACATTGCATTAAAAGAGAAACTAGCTCTCCACATACTTACAGCAGCAGCCATCCCTTTACCATCAAGACAAACAATATAGACGACGACgtgtaaaagatttttttcgAGAAAAAGATGATGAGCGTCTTTTACACATGGCTGCAAGTTTTGAATGCAAAATGCAACATTGAGTAATATCAATACGTCTTAGGTAAAGCCGTTTTCAGTGGTACACTTTTGAAAACATACAGCTGGCATGCGTGGTTCAGCTGTCCCCTGGTGTCTGGGTATAATGTCCttccaaagaagaagaagaagaaaaaaaaaaaaaaaaaaaactcaaacaccAAAAGTCAATCggtaaaatgcaaaaacaaaatgtctgtaCATATCTACAAATTATTGCCTTTTGACAAGGAATCAAATTAAAACCTTTGTATCAACACAGATTCACAAGTGTAAGAGGTCAGTTAATAGACTTTTTAAAGGCTATTTGCTAATTATTTACATGAAACACAGAAGTGATATCTCCTCTGGTGCTGGGCTTGGAAACTGAATTAGAACTAAATCAAAACTGTTAAAACTAATGATGGTTCATAGGCAAGAATcctgtctgtacacacacacacataattgtGAATTATTGGATCTATGGACATGACAAACATTCATGACAATGTACCCCTGAAACAAACTAATTATTCATATCACAATGCATAGATAAATTAAGTAAACACTACTACTGCATCCAATCAACTGACAATGACCTGCCAAACATTTCACAATTCACAATTACATAATTCAGTCAAGAAAAACAGCTCCATTTCTGCTACTAGACCCCAACTGGACATGAAATTGTCAACCCGATAATACAAGGCATTCTCTAGTCAGTACAGAGGTTAAACATAAAATAGAGTGGCtttaaataaagacataataCTGCTAGCAGGTTTATGAAAGCTTCCTAAACGGTGTGAACATGGCACTACTTATTTTAGAAGCATTTTTTTGGATTACAGCAAACATGACATACACAGCTTAACTTGCCTAAgaattagagttctcatattctgcccgaacccgacccgacccgacccgacccgacattttcgggtcgggcttcgggttctgtgggggatttttttttttttttctaaataaaaaaatagaattatgtgttctgttattgattatgacgtttcatttttatgtgactggtggagagagtgagagactggattggatttggaggctaaactttcagtgacagacaaccagctgtgcgagcgcagcgcaaacaagagagagagagttgcagcagtatctcgctgtgctggcagactcggagcagggacggtttttgctatgtattgacccgcacatgccgcggcaccatcagtcggcatcaggcgggccggacgccgtccgataccgcgcccacccgtcaggtctgccggatctgacaggtgagctgcctgataccgactgatggtgccccggtgccgcggccgaccggcttttttttttttttttttttttttttttttttcgggctttatcgggctgtcgggcctatagttcggctaattagtcgggtcgggtcgggcctcgggctggcccagtcgagcccgggtcgggtcgggtcttaattttcaggcccgatgagaactctactaaGAATATCATGATTTAAATCATGACGAGCTTTAAGTATTTCCAAAACTGCCTCACAACCCAAGTAAAACTATAAGTTATATATTTTACTGTGCCTGATGACGTCTATGCTTTGATGGCTGTTCGCCCAAACATCTTGTGCAGTTCAATATTGCTGTGTACATGGTTTGCAAGTCTGTCTGATATCCTTCTCATATCTGTAAAAAGAGGTGGCTCCTGTTATGTTTCTCTACACGGGTGTCCTAAATCACTTGCTTCAGAGTGTGACAGGAACAAAATTTTATGAGGGACCATTATTTGGGCTGGACTACACAGGATGAAAATTCAGTGACTGCTATAAACATTCACATGTTCCAGTTTGGCCTCTTTGATTTGTTGGAAAGTAAACAAGCAGACTAACTACTGAATAAACTTCCACAGGGAGAGAAcagcaaaagaggaaaaatacaacCAAAAAGAAAGGCCGTAGCAGCTGAAGTGATCCTGTGCCCGACGCCTCCTGGTCTCCTTGCTGATGAGTGTCGCTTTTCATATCTAGCCAGGTTTTACGTTGGGATGAATTTAAACCATTTGTCCCTGCCTGGTTACTCAAAGTACCTGTAAACTaaacactgaatttaaaaaGTACCACTTCAAACAACAAAGATCAGCAACTAAACACTAACAATAGAGTCAGACAACGAAGCTGTTTTTTGGCAGCTGAAAACAATGGCAGGATAAGATAGCTCTGAAGAtgtcgtgtgtatgtgtgtgaggaaaggaggaagataCACAACTCTCCTACTGCAGCCTCTGGGCCCCACTGTACATGGACGTTACACATCTCAAGAccgcaaaacaaaaataaaataaatggctATATAAACTCTTGAGAGAAATCAAGATTTTAGTTCTATATGATAGACATCACTGATGTCATattacacaaaaatgaaaacaaaaagtatattcatatacatatacatatatatgtatatatatgtatatatttatatatatacatatacatacatatatatataatagaaTTTAAACAAATCAGATTCTCCAGTGAGATGAGTCTTATGTACAAGCAGAATAAGGGGTTTCAAAAGGGAAGaacaggaaaaagagaaaaggaagatcACTCTGACTGGAGCGCCgtggtgtgctgtgtgtggtgCCGTGCGTGTGCCCCCAAAAACCCATTGGGTTCACCGCTGCCAGCCAAGCTCCCAAAGTCTGTCACAGACACTGCCATTTTAGCACCGGTGATTCGGTGGTGGTGTGTCGTTGTCCGCCGCCCTTCAAAGTCCACTCCAAGGTTACCCACAGAGACATCATTGATAAAGGAGTCAGGCAGCGCCATCTTAAGTCTCTTGGAGGGGCGCTCACAGTCCTTACTTACACATACTCCTCCTAGCTGGCCCAGGTCTGAGTGGTAGAAGCCAGCGTCAAGCATGTTGAGGCAGTCAGGGTCTGCTCCGTTGGAAGGAAAGCCCAGGGACTCCTCATGGTTCAGAGACCCACGGTGTAGACTCTCTAGAGGGGGGAAGCTGTAGGAATCCAGGCAGCTGACCTCCGCAGGGCTGCACACTGTGGCTACAGTGTTACTCAAAGCTGCAGGGAGACAGGTAATAGAAATTAACAGTGAGCACCTGGACCACTTATAAAAAAGCTCACCTCTCCAAAAAAACTGGACTGTGTTCAATATCAGTGTTGACTAAAGGGAGGTGGGAGGGCACGGGGACTGGCACAGACCTTTCAATGCAATACACAATACTTGAATGCCTATTTGGTATGTATTGGAATTTTGTGAGTATTGCCATTTTTGTATCGATTTtacaatataatttaatttggggttactttcttttaaaaactagACTATGAAAAATAGCTCCAAAAACAATCATCATGAGCATGTCAGACTAATTTCCTTTGAGCTTTGAACATTTCTTGCAGGCATGAAGATACAAACCAACCAGCAGCACAAAATGAAGATGTGGTGTTTTTTCCTCAGTAttctttaaagatttttttggcatttctgcttgaaTTCATAGTGACAGGACAGGAAAGGGAGccaggggatgacatgcagcgaaGGGTAAGAGCCAGATTTGAACCCATGCTATTTAGCCTTAATGTGTGGTACACACGCTACCAAGGGAGCGACCAGGGTTGCCCTTTCCTCAGTAATTGTAGCCTGATATGGTCAATACGGGGTCGCATGTCATATTACCACAAAGCTTGACTTTTTCCATGGTGTGGTCTGTAAACAGCAGTGCTGATGTCTAAATCAGCTTTCATGCAGAGTTTTCATTTTAAGAGTACAAGTGCAGTATGAATCTCTGTCCTTTTTCTTGCAGTTTTTAATTCCTGTGATGACATCCTTGATTCCCAAGATGCAATGCTAGAGACTCAGAACTAAATGTTTCTGTGAACACGTCACACCGCCATCTGATGCATTTTAAGCAGCAAGGTTTTCCCAacttaaacaaaaataacaatatgtCTAAAACAAGGCCAACGTTGCATGGCTGACcctgaataaattaaaaattggcaaacaaaaatattgtgaaTTGTAAATGAATCAATTTTTTCCATTCCGCAGAAGTCCTACTACTGACCTGTGAGGTCACTGGCAGTGATGGAGTTGAGCAGGCTGAGCTGCTGGTCGGTGGTAGGTTCCAGCCTCCCGCCGCCACCTCCTCCTGAGCAAACTGAGGAGGAACTGTCCACTGCCAGTCCCTCAGCTTCATCCACCAGCCGGTCCATCAGGTCACTGGattcaaacaaagaaatgaaaacgaagaaaaacacaagttaACAAGAGGCCAAGCAACTGCTgagtactgttttttttttttttttttttgacattttctgctttatttgacagtcacagtggagatggacaggaaaggcaggggagagatgGGGGAtgacctgaggtcagattcgaaccccagtcgctgcaatcaggactaagccctggtacatggtacacaCTCTTTACCGGTGAGCCATTGGTGTGCCCCTGCTAAGTACTGTTTTGCCCAGGCATATTTCTGGTTAAGTAAATGGACAAAAAGCACAAATAGGAATGCAAACAGAAGTTTCTCTTTGTCACTCACGTTACACCGGGATAGCTGCTGTACTTCTTCTTGCCAAACCGATTCTGCTGAACAAAGAAGTCAAAGCGCTCCGACTTTTTCCACATGTAGTAAAACGCCACACATTCTGCTACCGTTCGTGTTGTAACCTGAGGAACAAGCATGTCAGGTGGTAAgaaatttttcttttaaaaacaagtCGTATATATTTCATGTACGTGTAAGCATCTCATCAAATCACAAAGAACGCCCACCTTGTGTTTCTGTATGAGGTGAAAATTCTTGTCATACATCTGTAGTGCATGTTCAAAGTTCTTGCATTCCTCTTCTGACCATGGAGGTGATTCTTCTGTACAGAAAACAATCCCAAAATGCCTTGTTGGTATACAGATGAATTTTATGAAATgcttaattaattattttaataattttaatttattaacaaTTTCCTGGTTGACCTGGTCATCACTGACTATGCCCCCATCAATAGTGTCTATGACCTGGGAATATCTGATCTCAATGTGAGTTTCCCCAAGTGTATTACAAGCAAGGCGGCCTCCCACCGGGCCACAGCATCCTGAGAGAATGAATTTTAAGCAAGGATGTGGAAACTAGGGGTGTTGTTTACTTCCCAAACAATACCATCTGACGGCCCCTGAAGGCAACACACCTGAGCTTTCCTAATGTCAAAACGTTTCTTGTCTGTCTCAATAGTACCTGTAGTTCATTATTCTGTGCATGCTCCACCTTAGTTACGTCATCATGAAGCTTCAGAATGTATGGCAAAACTATCTAAGTATATAGTAACCATATAACCTCTGCTGCCTACTCAAATATCACCATTTAAAGAGCATCAAAACTGAAGCTATCCTAGCTGAATTCCTCTACAGGTCCAAACTCACTGACAAACCAttatcttcttcctctcttctgtctGATCCGTGTCTGATCTGACCCTCATCTAATTTTTGATGGCCACCTCAAAAAAACGTGCAAACCTTCTTCTACTATTTCAAGAGCATTTCAAAGCTCTAGTGGACTTTGAAACAGGACCACACTTTCATCTCCAGGGATGGACTGCTATAATATTCTTCGCTGTAATCTGTGGCAGAGTTTCCAGAGGCTCCAGTACATCCAACAGAGATACAACATACCCAGCCTGGCTTAACTGCATTGGCTCTCCAACTCCTTTAGGACTGGTTCAAAACCCTTCTCAACTCAGAAACGCTCGGCACTCCCTCAAGGAACTAATTTCCTCTCAGATCTCCATTTACACCCCCAGGTCAGGCCTGCTCTTCTAAGGACTTCCCTCAGGACTAAGCTCCACGCTATAGGAGACCATGTTTTATGTGAAGCTGCCACCCGTTTGTGGACGACTTAGCTGACCTACTGAAGGCGCCTGAGACTCTGAGCTCTTTTATAGATGGATTTAAAAATTTCTATACAGAAAAGCACTTTTGTTAAATTATCTTATAGCCTGCCACGTCAACTGTTTTATTTCGTTTACCTGcttttaattatcttttttcTGTGCCGcgttaaaatgccttttttcaatgtaaaatacaataaatataatgCAGTATTAGTAATTAAGAATAACTGATGATCCAGTTTTTAGTGATTTTGTCTCAATTCCTGATGCAACTTCAAATAAATTCGAAGAACCTCCCTTATGTTAGAAATGCACTTGAGATGCATGACCACTTTTGGTAACTTACCTTTTGAGGACTTTACATGGCTGCAGTATCTGTCGAGTGCTTCACGTGTGTTGTAGTTGCACTTTACAAGCTCATACAAAGCCTATGGTAAAATTTGAGAAGGAGTGATTGGTCAAAAGTGCAATATTGGTCAAAATCAATTATGTTTACCttagagataaaaaaaaaaaaaaaaaaaaaaaagaaggtacAATTCAAAAGACAATACCATTGGATAAGACAAATAAACGTGAGAAAGCTTCCATTTTATTAAgtacacctgtacaatctaatgcaattcagtgcaacagctctgccatagattgtacaggtgtacCTAAACTGAGTGTATATTCACATA from Myripristis murdjan chromosome 9, fMyrMur1.1, whole genome shotgun sequence encodes:
- the mier3b gene encoding mesoderm induction early response protein 3 isoform X2, coding for MLVHEYDDERTLEEEESLEGERNFSSEIADLEKEGNMPLEELLAIYRYEASAGSSIDSSSGDLTDELPDMTLDKEEIAKDLLSGDYEEETQSSADDLTPSVTSHEATDFFPRTLRSNAISDGDKESECDEDGPSPEDSRKEIMVGTQYQAEVPSCLCHYKDGEKVYEDEDQLLWSPGVLPENKVRGFLSDVLSRTTEEKTGCDKPGMHVRDNEQALYELVKCNYNTREALDRYCSHVKSSKEESPPWSEEECKNFEHALQMYDKNFHLIQKHKVTTRTVAECVAFYYMWKKSERFDFFVQQNRFGKKKYSSYPGVTDLMDRLVDEAEGLAVDSSSSVCSGGGGGGRLEPTTDQQLSLLNSITASDLTALSNTVATVCSPAEVSCLDSYSFPPLESLHRGSLNHEESLGFPSNGADPDCLNMLDAGFYHSDLGQLGGVCVSKDCERPSKRLKMALPDSFINDVSVGNLGVDFEGRRTTTHHHRITGAKMAVSVTDFGSLAGSGEPNGFLGAHARHHTQHTTALQSE
- the mier3b gene encoding mesoderm induction early response protein 3 isoform X1; translated protein: MAEASLGSSSPVGSLSSEDHDFDPTAEMLVHEYDDERTLEEEESLEGERNFSSEIADLEKEGNMPLEELLAIYRYEASAGSSIDSSSGDLTDELPDMTLDKEEIAKDLLSGDYEEETQSSADDLTPSVTSHEATDFFPRTLRSNAISDGDKESECDEDGPSPEDSRKEIMVGTQYQAEVPSCLCHYKDGEKVYEDEDQLLWSPGVLPENKVRGFLSDVLSRTTEEKTGCDKPGMHVRDNEQALYELVKCNYNTREALDRYCSHVKSSKEESPPWSEEECKNFEHALQMYDKNFHLIQKHKVTTRTVAECVAFYYMWKKSERFDFFVQQNRFGKKKYSSYPGVTDLMDRLVDEAEGLAVDSSSSVCSGGGGGGRLEPTTDQQLSLLNSITASDLTALSNTVATVCSPAEVSCLDSYSFPPLESLHRGSLNHEESLGFPSNGADPDCLNMLDAGFYHSDLGQLGGVCVSKDCERPSKRLKMALPDSFINDVSVGNLGVDFEGRRTTTHHHRITGAKMAVSVTDFGSLAGSGEPNGFLGAHARHHTQHTTALQSE